Proteins encoded in a region of the Saccharothrix ecbatanensis genome:
- a CDS encoding oxidoreductase: MTDPLTPLLDLPGVADAVAAARDAVFQVHRHRVNLRGWATTAAEASVRAARASAALDGGPTAIPSDGSVTEPVLAGALRVAEALGVVLPTWQRAPMQALARLHVLAAADLGGELGRPRAEPGMSERLDMLGTLVTGGTSVPAPVLVAVVHGELMSLAPFETANGVVARAASRLASIASGLDPKSLGVPEVTCLRRQNDYAAALHGFSTGDPEGVTRWLLFWCEALEAGAREARSIADAATP, encoded by the coding sequence GTGACCGATCCGCTTACCCCGCTGCTGGACCTGCCCGGTGTGGCCGACGCCGTCGCCGCCGCGCGTGACGCCGTGTTCCAGGTGCACCGGCACCGGGTGAACCTGCGCGGTTGGGCGACCACCGCGGCCGAGGCGTCCGTGCGTGCCGCTCGTGCGTCCGCGGCGTTGGACGGCGGGCCGACCGCCATCCCGTCCGACGGGTCGGTGACCGAGCCGGTGCTGGCCGGTGCGCTGCGGGTGGCGGAGGCGCTGGGCGTGGTGCTGCCGACGTGGCAGCGGGCGCCGATGCAGGCGTTGGCCCGGTTGCACGTGCTGGCGGCGGCGGACCTGGGTGGGGAGTTGGGGCGCCCGCGTGCCGAGCCGGGCATGTCGGAGCGGCTGGACATGCTGGGGACCCTGGTCACCGGCGGCACGTCCGTTCCCGCTCCCGTGCTGGTGGCGGTGGTGCACGGGGAGCTGATGTCGTTGGCGCCGTTCGAGACGGCCAACGGGGTGGTCGCGCGTGCCGCGTCCCGCTTGGCGTCGATCGCCAGTGGCCTGGACCCGAAGTCTTTGGGCGTTCCCGAGGTGACGTGCCTGCGCCGTCAGAACGACTACGCCGCCGCGTTGCACGGCTTCTCCACCGGCGACCCCGAGGGCGTCACCCGCTGGCTCTTGTTCTGGTGCGAGGCCCTCGAAGCCGGCGCCCGTGAAGCCCGCAGCATCGCCGACGCCGCCACCCCCTAA
- the kynU gene encoding kynureninase: MTSPTDPTDPLAHIRDLFDLDDDVVYLDGNSLGAPPKAVAERVQHVVREQWGRRLIRSWSEGWWEAPERVGDRVGRLIGAAPGQVVVADSTSVNLFKALMGAVRNTDRMEIVVDEGTFPTDGYIARSVSELTGLALRAAPPEELDLRDTTAVVLLNHVDYRTGRLLDMARLTEQVHAVGAKVVWDLCHSAGVLPIELDALGVDLAVGCTYKFLNGGPGSPAFIYVPKAGQPVFDQPLTGWTGHEAPFAMSPEYTPDPGVSRARVGTPDIISMLALDAALDVWDHVEMADVRAKGLRLTSHFMSLVDDLPDIEVITPRDEWRGHQVSLRHPEAKRIMAQLIERQVIGDLRPPDVLRFGFAPLYNTFADAERAAATLKTLL, translated from the coding sequence ATGACGAGCCCGACCGACCCGACCGACCCGTTGGCGCACATCCGCGACCTGTTCGACCTCGACGACGACGTCGTGTACCTGGACGGCAACTCGCTGGGAGCGCCACCGAAGGCCGTCGCCGAACGGGTGCAGCACGTGGTGCGCGAGCAGTGGGGCCGGCGGCTCATCCGGAGCTGGTCGGAGGGCTGGTGGGAGGCGCCGGAACGGGTCGGCGACCGGGTCGGGCGGCTGATCGGCGCCGCGCCGGGGCAGGTCGTGGTGGCGGACTCGACCAGCGTGAACCTGTTCAAGGCGTTGATGGGGGCGGTGCGCAACACCGACCGCATGGAGATCGTCGTGGACGAGGGCACGTTCCCGACGGACGGGTACATCGCGCGGTCGGTGTCGGAGCTGACGGGGCTCGCGTTGCGGGCGGCTCCGCCGGAGGAGCTGGACCTGCGGGACACCACGGCGGTCGTGCTGCTGAACCACGTCGACTACCGGACGGGTCGGCTGCTGGACATGGCGCGGCTGACCGAGCAGGTGCACGCGGTGGGCGCGAAGGTCGTCTGGGACCTGTGCCACAGCGCGGGCGTGCTGCCGATCGAGTTGGACGCGCTCGGCGTCGACCTGGCCGTGGGCTGCACGTACAAGTTCCTCAACGGCGGCCCCGGCTCGCCCGCGTTCATCTACGTGCCGAAGGCCGGCCAGCCCGTGTTCGACCAGCCGCTGACCGGGTGGACGGGCCACGAGGCGCCGTTCGCGATGTCGCCGGAGTACACGCCGGATCCTGGCGTTTCCCGTGCCCGCGTCGGCACGCCGGACATCATCTCGATGCTCGCGCTGGACGCCGCCCTGGACGTCTGGGACCACGTCGAGATGGCCGACGTGCGGGCCAAGGGCCTGCGTCTGACCTCGCACTTCATGTCCCTGGTGGACGACCTGCCGGACATCGAGGTGATCACCCCGCGCGACGAGTGGCGCGGGCACCAGGTGTCGCTCCGCCACCCTGAAGCGAAGCGGATCATGGCCCAGCTGATCGAACGTCAGGTGATCGGCGACCTCCGCCCGCCCGACGTCCTCCGCTTCGGCTTCGCCCCGCTCTACAACACCTTCGCGGACGCCGAACGCGCCGCCGCCACCCTGAAAACCCTCCTCTAG
- a CDS encoding tryptophan 2,3-dioxygenase produces the protein MTCPVAPKLDFGGTTPYEDYVHASVLHSLQQQWSEDPREMSFLVITQVMELYFGLLCFEWRQAKKELRADDVRAAVRTLRRSDLHMQALNAAWRPIARMTPAEFNSFRDALGEGSGFQSGRYREVEFLLGEKSRSMLVPHRAVPQQHDALEKLLSEPSLYDDVLGFLERQGLPIPSHVLERDVSQPYEPSAEVEAVWADIYRSGSRDLLELGEALTDIAEEFARWRYDHLLATRRSMGAKTGTGGSAGVAWLEKRTQRSVFPELWTARSHV, from the coding sequence ATGACTTGCCCGGTCGCACCCAAACTCGACTTCGGCGGCACGACGCCCTATGAGGACTACGTGCACGCCTCCGTGCTGCACTCGCTGCAACAGCAGTGGTCCGAAGACCCGCGTGAGATGTCGTTCCTGGTGATCACGCAGGTCATGGAGCTGTACTTCGGGCTGCTGTGCTTCGAGTGGCGGCAGGCCAAGAAGGAGCTGCGCGCCGACGACGTGCGTGCGGCCGTTCGCACCCTGCGCCGCAGCGACCTGCACATGCAGGCCCTCAACGCGGCGTGGCGACCGATCGCCCGGATGACGCCGGCCGAGTTCAACTCGTTCCGCGACGCGCTCGGTGAGGGCTCCGGCTTCCAGTCCGGCCGGTACCGCGAGGTGGAGTTCCTGCTCGGCGAGAAGTCCCGGTCGATGCTCGTGCCGCACCGTGCCGTGCCGCAGCAGCACGACGCGCTCGAAAAGCTGCTCAGCGAGCCGAGCCTGTACGACGACGTGCTCGGCTTCCTGGAGCGCCAAGGTCTGCCGATCCCCTCTCACGTCCTGGAACGTGACGTCAGCCAGCCGTACGAGCCGAGTGCCGAGGTAGAGGCCGTGTGGGCGGACATCTACCGCAGCGGGTCCCGTGACCTGCTCGAACTCGGCGAGGCGCTGACCGACATCGCCGAGGAGTTCGCCCGCTGGCGCTACGACCACCTGCTCGCGACGCGCCGTTCGATGGGCGCGAAAACCGGAACCGGCGGGTCCGCGGGGGTTGCGTGGCTGGAGAAGCGGACGCAACGCTCGGTTTTCCCAGAGCTGTGGACGGCTAGGAGTCACGTATGA
- a CDS encoding Lrp/AsnC family transcriptional regulator, with translation MNTELDHVDWALLEALQEDARLSYNELARRVHVSPPTVAQRVRRLENAGVITGYRATVDPTAVGRSVVALVRMKCYGPRCITVHPELLDDCPEVVEVVRLTGDICSVVKVVTTSISELERLLVRLGGYGETSSAMVLSTPIPWRPVLPG, from the coding sequence GTGAACACCGAACTGGATCACGTGGATTGGGCCCTGTTGGAGGCCCTCCAGGAGGACGCGCGGCTGTCGTACAACGAGCTGGCACGGCGGGTGCACGTCTCACCGCCGACGGTCGCGCAGCGCGTGCGGCGGCTGGAGAACGCGGGCGTCATCACCGGCTACCGCGCGACCGTGGACCCGACGGCGGTGGGGCGGTCGGTGGTCGCCTTGGTGCGGATGAAGTGCTACGGGCCGAGGTGCATCACGGTGCACCCGGAACTGCTGGACGACTGCCCGGAGGTGGTCGAGGTGGTGCGGCTGACCGGCGACATCTGCTCGGTGGTGAAGGTGGTGACCACGTCGATCAGCGAGCTGGAACGGCTGCTCGTGCGGCTGGGCGGCTACGGCGAGACGTCCAGTGCCATGGTGCTGTCGACGCCCATCCCGTGGCGCCCGGTGCTACCCGGCTGA
- the murQ gene encoding N-acetylmuramic acid 6-phosphate etherase: MTPPRHDVAVRVESPTEARNPRTQDIDRLSTLEVLRLINAEDQLVPDAVAAVLPELARAADLAVGALRAGGRVHYVGAGTSGRLATLDAAELVPTFNAPPDWFVAHHAGGRDALVNAVEDVEDQGTDGAAEIRRHAAAGDLVLGVTASGRTPFVVAALEQARTMGAHTVLVSNNPTAPAPVEVDVLIAVDTGPEAIAGSTRMKAGTSQKLVLTSFSTAVMVRLGRTYSNLMVSMRATNAKLRGRTVRILREATGLGELECTTALADAGGDLKVALVHLLTNVPAARAAEALERTQGHVRHALGQLLPGPAS; encoded by the coding sequence ATGACGCCGCCCCGGCACGATGTCGCGGTCCGCGTGGAATCCCCCACCGAGGCCAGGAACCCGCGGACCCAGGACATCGACCGGCTCTCCACGCTGGAGGTGCTCCGGCTCATCAACGCCGAGGACCAGCTGGTCCCGGACGCGGTCGCGGCCGTGCTGCCGGAGCTGGCCCGTGCCGCCGACCTCGCCGTCGGCGCGCTGCGTGCGGGCGGCCGGGTGCACTACGTCGGCGCGGGCACGTCCGGCCGGCTGGCCACGCTCGACGCCGCCGAGCTGGTGCCGACGTTCAACGCGCCGCCGGACTGGTTCGTCGCCCACCACGCGGGCGGCCGGGACGCGCTGGTGAACGCCGTGGAGGACGTGGAGGACCAGGGGACCGACGGCGCCGCCGAGATCCGCCGGCACGCCGCCGCCGGTGACCTGGTGCTGGGCGTCACGGCGTCCGGCCGCACGCCGTTCGTGGTGGCCGCGCTGGAACAGGCCCGCACGATGGGCGCGCACACCGTTCTGGTGTCCAACAACCCGACCGCGCCGGCGCCCGTCGAGGTGGACGTGCTGATCGCGGTCGACACCGGGCCGGAGGCGATCGCGGGCTCCACCCGGATGAAGGCGGGCACCTCGCAGAAGCTGGTGCTGACGTCGTTCTCCACCGCCGTGATGGTCCGTCTCGGCCGCACGTACTCGAACCTGATGGTGTCGATGCGTGCCACCAACGCGAAGCTGCGCGGCCGGACCGTGCGCATCCTGCGTGAGGCGACGGGTCTGGGCGAGTTGGAGTGCACGACCGCATTGGCCGACGCGGGCGGTGACCTGAAGGTGGCTCTGGTGCACTTGTTGACCAATGTGCCCGCAGCGCGCGCTGCGGAGGCGTTGGAACGCACGCAAGGGCACGTCCGACACGCGCTCGGCCAGCTGCTGCCAGGCCCGGCCAGCTGA
- a CDS encoding MurR/RpiR family transcriptional regulator: MSTESHADSSPLVKIRSLLPGLARAEQRVAKVVLDNPATVAHRSITEVAEAAGTSETTVTRFCKAIGVGGYPELRIALAADTARTSMRTDRDLGGDIGPGDDMRQVVGKVAFADARAVEETAEQLNVETLEAVVEAVAGAGRVDVYGFGASAFVAFDLQQKLHRIGRICFAWNDTHIALTSAAVLTKADVAVGISHTGSTSETVEALRVAKDRGATTVALTNFPRSPISEVSDHVLTTAARETTFRSGAMASRIAQLTVIDCLFIGVAQRHVDSAKMALEATYDAVSGHRLGARPDGRRRRESGK, translated from the coding sequence GTGTCCACCGAAAGTCACGCCGACTCCAGTCCCTTGGTCAAGATCCGTTCACTCCTGCCGGGCCTGGCCCGCGCGGAACAGCGGGTCGCCAAGGTCGTGCTGGACAACCCGGCGACCGTCGCACACCGGAGCATCACCGAGGTCGCCGAGGCCGCGGGCACCAGCGAGACAACGGTGACCCGGTTCTGCAAGGCGATCGGTGTCGGCGGCTACCCCGAACTGCGCATAGCTCTGGCGGCCGATACGGCACGCACGTCGATGCGCACCGACCGCGACCTGGGCGGAGACATCGGCCCGGGCGACGACATGCGTCAGGTGGTGGGCAAAGTGGCGTTCGCGGACGCTCGGGCGGTCGAGGAGACCGCCGAGCAGCTGAACGTGGAAACGCTGGAAGCGGTGGTCGAGGCGGTCGCCGGCGCGGGCCGGGTGGACGTCTACGGCTTCGGCGCGAGCGCGTTCGTCGCGTTCGACCTCCAGCAGAAGCTGCACCGGATAGGGCGTATCTGCTTCGCGTGGAACGACACGCACATCGCGCTCACGTCCGCCGCCGTGCTGACCAAGGCGGACGTGGCGGTCGGCATCTCGCACACCGGCTCCACGTCGGAGACGGTCGAGGCGCTGCGGGTGGCCAAGGATCGCGGCGCGACCACGGTGGCGCTGACCAACTTCCCGCGTTCGCCGATCAGCGAGGTCTCCGACCACGTGCTGACCACGGCGGCACGCGAGACCACGTTCCGCTCGGGTGCGATGGCCAGCCGGATCGCCCAGCTGACCGTGATCGACTGCCTGTTCATCGGCGTCGCGCAGCGGCACGTGGACAGCGCCAAGATGGCCCTCGAAGCGACGTACGACGCGGTGTCGGGGCATCGCCTGGGCGCCCGACCGGACGGCAGGCGACGCCGGGAGTCCGGTAAATGA
- a CDS encoding serine hydrolase domain-containing protein — translation MRVPALLIATAMAVTVTLPAHAEGREARFDQPHQGWASSVLRPGTPEHVGLDPAPLDAALAQVQRYTVADATGHPLFAGAVTLFAHDGVVVTHEPTGWAVRYSDGAGTELPEAQRVPMAQDTIFDLASISKLFTSIVVMRQHEQGRFGLDDPVARHLPEFGVNGKESITVRQLLTHTSGLVAWLPLWSQYPDVPSRIKAVMDTKPRSTPGSTYLYSDLNLITLGLLAEKWSGKKLDELVRDDITAPLGLVDTGYNPPAAKLDRVAATEYQAGRGIIRGSVHDENAWSLGGVAGHAGVFATARDLAVLGQAILNGGVHAGGRILEEGTVELMLTDFNQAFPGNAHGLGFELDQRWYMGALTSPRAAGHTGYTGTTLVLDPLSRSIAILLTNRVHPSRNWGSINPARRVAADGLAQAMAVRPRHGTAWTPDTNGGTLTTRDLPQRSETQRLSFWAFVDLDPGDKVVVEATGDGATWREVQVLAGYGQRRWHKVEVETASATQYRWRYVRGTGYGGRGVYVDAVRITDEHGVALDAEREPAGLRAEGWWAADR, via the coding sequence ATGCGCGTCCCTGCCCTGCTGATCGCGACCGCCATGGCCGTGACCGTCACCCTGCCGGCGCACGCCGAGGGCCGCGAGGCCCGCTTCGACCAGCCGCACCAGGGCTGGGCGAGCAGCGTGCTGCGTCCGGGTACCCCTGAACACGTGGGACTCGACCCGGCCCCGCTGGACGCCGCCCTGGCTCAGGTCCAGCGCTACACCGTCGCGGACGCCACCGGCCACCCGCTCTTCGCGGGCGCCGTCACGCTGTTCGCGCACGACGGCGTCGTGGTCACCCACGAGCCGACGGGCTGGGCGGTCCGCTACTCCGACGGGGCGGGCACCGAGCTGCCCGAGGCCCAGCGCGTGCCGATGGCCCAGGACACGATCTTCGACCTGGCGTCGATCTCCAAGCTGTTCACCTCGATCGTGGTGATGCGGCAGCACGAGCAGGGCAGGTTCGGGCTGGACGACCCGGTGGCCCGCCACCTGCCGGAGTTCGGCGTGAACGGCAAGGAGTCGATCACCGTCCGGCAGCTGCTCACGCACACGTCCGGCCTGGTGGCCTGGCTGCCGCTGTGGTCGCAGTACCCGGACGTGCCGTCGCGGATCAAGGCCGTGATGGACACGAAGCCGCGCAGCACCCCCGGCAGCACGTACCTGTACTCGGACCTGAACCTGATCACCCTCGGCCTGCTGGCCGAGAAGTGGTCCGGCAAGAAGCTGGACGAGCTGGTGCGCGACGACATCACCGCGCCGCTCGGCCTCGTGGACACCGGCTACAACCCGCCGGCGGCGAAGCTCGACCGGGTCGCGGCCACCGAGTACCAGGCGGGCCGGGGCATCATCCGCGGCTCGGTGCACGACGAGAACGCCTGGTCGCTGGGCGGGGTAGCGGGTCACGCTGGTGTCTTCGCCACCGCGCGCGACCTGGCCGTGCTGGGCCAGGCGATCCTCAACGGCGGCGTGCACGCGGGCGGCCGGATCCTGGAGGAGGGCACCGTCGAGCTGATGCTCACGGACTTCAACCAGGCCTTCCCCGGCAACGCGCACGGTCTCGGCTTCGAGCTGGACCAGCGTTGGTACATGGGCGCGCTGACGTCGCCGAGGGCCGCCGGGCACACCGGCTACACGGGCACCACGCTGGTGCTGGACCCGTTGTCGCGGTCGATCGCGATCCTGCTGACCAACCGGGTGCACCCGAGCCGCAACTGGGGCTCGATCAACCCGGCCCGGCGGGTGGCGGCCGACGGCCTGGCGCAAGCGATGGCGGTCCGGCCGCGGCACGGCACGGCGTGGACGCCCGACACGAACGGCGGCACGTTGACCACGCGTGACCTCCCGCAGCGGTCGGAGACGCAGCGGTTGTCGTTCTGGGCGTTCGTGGACCTGGACCCGGGCGACAAGGTCGTGGTCGAGGCGACCGGCGACGGCGCCACCTGGCGCGAAGTCCAGGTGTTGGCCGGGTACGGGCAGCGGCGGTGGCACAAGGTCGAGGTCGAGACGGCGTCGGCGACGCAGTACCGCTGGCGGTACGTCCGCGGCACGGGTTACGGCGGGCGCGGTGTGTACGTGGACGCCGTGCGCATCACCGACGAGCACGGCGTGGCACTTGACGCGGAGCGCGAGCCCGCGGGTCTTCGTGCCGAAGGGTGGTGGGCCGCGGACCGTTAG
- a CDS encoding exo-beta-N-acetylmuramidase NamZ family protein codes for MPMDRRHFLTAGALAVPALGALATESGASTDNPYHPDRPRTVHTGAEQLAEDGWRRFAGHNVGVVTNPTGVLRDHTHIVDSMVAAGLAPKAAFGPEHGFRGTAQAGGSEGNYLDPRTGIPVYDTYGANVAKIADMVAKSGVDTLVFDIADIGARFYTYIWTMYAVMQAAAKTGTRFVVLDRPNPVGGTARGPQLDPAHATFVGRKPIVQQHGMTIGELARLFDGEFLPTDGGRVSSLEVVDVKGWKRSDLHSGLPWVPPSPNVPTHDTALVYPGTCLFEGLVFSEGRGTTRPFETIGAPGLDWRWAEDLNALGLPGVRFRETYFTPTFNKFANKLCAGVTLHLTDPHSFDAPRTAVAMIVAAKARYPQVFAWRPDHYIDKLSGSDRLRRMVDAGAGADEVVGAWADELATFERTRTPYLSYR; via the coding sequence ATCCCGATGGACCGCAGGCACTTCCTCACCGCAGGGGCCCTCGCCGTGCCGGCGCTCGGCGCCCTCGCCACCGAAAGCGGCGCGAGCACGGACAACCCCTATCACCCGGACCGCCCGCGCACCGTCCACACCGGCGCCGAGCAGCTCGCCGAAGACGGCTGGCGGCGGTTCGCGGGCCACAACGTCGGCGTGGTCACCAACCCGACCGGCGTGCTGCGCGACCACACGCACATCGTGGACTCGATGGTGGCCGCCGGACTGGCTCCGAAGGCCGCGTTCGGACCGGAGCACGGCTTCCGCGGCACGGCACAGGCCGGCGGCTCGGAGGGCAACTACCTCGATCCGCGCACCGGCATCCCGGTCTACGACACCTACGGCGCGAACGTCGCCAAGATCGCCGACATGGTCGCCAAGTCGGGCGTCGACACGCTCGTGTTCGACATCGCGGACATCGGCGCGCGCTTCTACACCTACATCTGGACCATGTACGCGGTCATGCAGGCCGCCGCCAAGACCGGCACGCGGTTCGTCGTGCTCGACCGCCCCAACCCGGTCGGCGGCACGGCCCGCGGCCCGCAGCTCGACCCGGCCCACGCGACCTTCGTCGGCCGCAAGCCGATCGTCCAGCAGCACGGCATGACGATCGGCGAGCTGGCCCGCCTGTTCGACGGCGAGTTCCTGCCCACCGACGGCGGCCGGGTGAGCAGCCTCGAAGTGGTCGACGTGAAGGGCTGGAAGCGCAGCGACCTGCACTCCGGCCTGCCGTGGGTGCCGCCGAGCCCGAACGTGCCCACGCACGACACCGCGCTGGTCTACCCCGGCACGTGCCTGTTCGAAGGGCTCGTGTTCTCCGAGGGCCGCGGCACCACCCGACCGTTCGAGACGATCGGCGCGCCGGGCCTGGACTGGCGCTGGGCCGAGGACCTCAACGCGCTGGGCCTGCCCGGCGTCCGGTTCCGCGAGACGTACTTCACGCCGACGTTCAACAAGTTCGCGAACAAGCTGTGCGCCGGTGTCACCCTGCACCTCACCGACCCGCACAGCTTCGACGCGCCCCGCACCGCGGTCGCCATGATCGTCGCGGCGAAGGCCCGCTACCCGCAGGTCTTCGCGTGGCGCCCGGACCACTACATCGACAAGCTCAGCGGCTCCGACCGGCTGCGCCGCATGGTCGACGCGGGCGCGGGCGCCGACGAGGTGGTCGGGGCCTGGGCCGACGAACTGGCCACGTTCGAACGCACCCGCACGCCTTACCTGAGCTACCGGTAG
- a CDS encoding glycoside hydrolase family 3 protein: protein MTTSAQAAPDQAQNVTALLRGMSLEQKVGQLFVTYLHGQSPDEAHPGNVRDFGVATPAEVVAKFQPGGVIYFNNSSYDNIDTPRQIAALSNGVQRASDIPLAISVDQEMGIVTRIGPPATQFPGNMALGAGRSADDAQEAAAITARELRAMGINQNFAPDADVNSNPQNPVIGVRSYSGDPALAAELTAAQVRGYQGRFLSPHAVSATAKHFPGHGDTAEDSHTTLPKVDRTAEEWRRLDAPPFQAAIAAGIDSIMTAHIRMPKIDPSGEPATLSKPVLDLLREDLGYDGVVITDSLAMAGVRQLHPDAEIPVLALKAGVDQLLMPVKLEEAFNSVLAAVRSGELTEQRIDQSVLRVLRMKFMRGMLNGRQVDLDQVDAALGTPEHLAAARRITDRTITAVRNDAGVLPLRAKPTAALVTGWGETTTRTLATVLGGTAMPTGTAPTQAQITAVVQASANADVVVVLTNALSGQPAQQALLTRLLATGKPVVAVAVRNPYDVAHTAAPTWLATYSYGAGSMESLARVITGEVAPAGKLPVAVPGPTPYPFGHGMEW, encoded by the coding sequence GTGACAACATCGGCGCAGGCCGCGCCTGACCAGGCCCAGAACGTCACCGCCCTGCTCCGGGGCATGTCGCTGGAGCAGAAGGTCGGCCAGCTGTTCGTCACCTATCTGCACGGCCAGTCGCCAGACGAGGCGCACCCCGGCAACGTGCGGGACTTCGGCGTGGCGACCCCGGCCGAGGTGGTGGCGAAGTTCCAGCCGGGCGGGGTCATCTACTTCAACAACTCCAGCTACGACAACATCGACACACCGCGCCAGATCGCCGCCCTCTCCAATGGCGTCCAGCGGGCGAGCGACATCCCGCTGGCGATCTCGGTCGACCAGGAGATGGGCATCGTCACCCGGATCGGGCCGCCCGCGACCCAGTTCCCCGGCAACATGGCCCTGGGCGCCGGCCGCAGCGCCGACGACGCCCAGGAGGCCGCCGCGATCACCGCCCGCGAGCTGCGCGCCATGGGCATCAACCAGAACTTCGCGCCGGACGCGGACGTCAACTCGAACCCGCAGAACCCGGTCATCGGCGTGCGGTCGTACTCCGGCGACCCGGCGCTGGCGGCCGAGCTGACCGCCGCCCAGGTCCGCGGCTACCAGGGCCGCTTCCTCTCGCCGCACGCGGTCAGCGCCACCGCCAAGCACTTCCCCGGCCACGGCGACACGGCCGAGGACAGCCACACGACCCTGCCGAAGGTCGACCGCACCGCCGAGGAGTGGCGCCGACTGGACGCCCCGCCGTTCCAGGCCGCCATCGCCGCGGGCATCGACTCGATCATGACGGCGCACATCCGGATGCCGAAGATCGACCCGTCGGGTGAGCCGGCGACGCTGTCCAAGCCGGTCCTCGACCTGCTGCGCGAAGACCTGGGCTACGACGGCGTGGTCATCACCGACTCGCTCGCCATGGCGGGCGTGCGGCAGCTCCACCCGGACGCGGAGATCCCCGTGCTGGCGCTGAAAGCGGGCGTCGACCAGCTCCTGATGCCGGTGAAGCTGGAGGAGGCGTTCAACAGCGTCCTCGCGGCCGTGCGCAGCGGTGAGCTGACCGAGCAGCGGATCGACCAGAGCGTGCTGCGGGTGCTGCGGATGAAGTTCATGCGCGGCATGCTGAACGGCCGGCAGGTGGACCTCGACCAGGTCGACGCCGCCCTCGGCACGCCGGAGCACCTGGCCGCCGCACGTCGGATCACCGACCGCACCATCACCGCCGTGCGCAACGACGCCGGCGTGCTGCCGCTGCGGGCCAAGCCGACCGCCGCGCTGGTCACCGGCTGGGGCGAGACGACGACCCGCACGCTGGCCACCGTCCTGGGCGGCACGGCGATGCCCACCGGCACCGCGCCGACCCAAGCCCAGATCACCGCCGTCGTCCAGGCTTCGGCCAACGCGGACGTGGTCGTGGTGCTCACCAACGCGCTGTCCGGCCAGCCCGCGCAGCAGGCTCTGCTGACCAGGCTCCTGGCCACCGGCAAACCGGTCGTCGCGGTGGCCGTGCGGAACCCGTACGACGTGGCGCACACCGCCGCGCCGACATGGCTCGCCACCTACTCCTACGGCGCGGGCTCGATGGAGTCGCTGGCCAGGGTGATCACCGGTGAGGTGGCGCCGGCGGGCAAGCTCCCGGTCGCGGTGCCCGGACCGACCCCGTACCCCTTCGGCCACGGCATGGAGTGGTGA
- a CDS encoding HAD-IB family hydrolase, protein MTEHATEGSRVAAFFDLDKTVIAKSSTLAFSRPFFQEGLINRRAVLKSAYAQFVFMLAGADADQMDRMRSHITALCQGWDVEQVRSIVEETLHDIVDPLVYKEATQLITDHQTEGHDVVVVSASGEELVAPISTMVGATHSVGTRMVVADGRYSGEVDFYCAGENKAIAVKQLAEQHDYDLSRCYAYSDSISDLPLLEAVGHPTVVNPDRALRKVAVQRGWPSLTFSDPVSLRARIPRPSGTAVAVTAIGLGAATAAGVAWYGLRRRRRS, encoded by the coding sequence GTGACCGAGCACGCCACCGAAGGCAGTCGAGTCGCCGCGTTCTTCGACCTGGACAAGACCGTCATCGCCAAGTCGAGCACGCTGGCGTTCAGCCGGCCCTTCTTCCAAGAGGGCCTGATCAACCGGCGTGCGGTGCTCAAGAGCGCCTACGCGCAGTTCGTCTTCATGCTGGCGGGCGCCGACGCCGACCAGATGGACCGGATGCGCTCGCACATCACCGCGCTCTGCCAGGGCTGGGACGTCGAGCAGGTGCGCTCGATCGTCGAGGAGACGCTGCACGACATCGTCGACCCCCTCGTCTACAAGGAGGCGACCCAGCTCATCACCGACCACCAGACCGAAGGCCATGACGTGGTGGTGGTGTCCGCTTCGGGTGAGGAGCTGGTCGCGCCCATCTCGACCATGGTCGGCGCGACGCACAGCGTCGGCACGCGGATGGTGGTCGCCGACGGCCGCTACTCCGGCGAGGTGGACTTCTACTGCGCCGGCGAGAACAAGGCGATCGCCGTCAAGCAGCTCGCCGAACAGCACGACTACGACCTGAGCCGCTGCTACGCGTACTCGGACTCGATCAGCGACCTGCCGCTGCTGGAGGCCGTCGGCCACCCGACCGTGGTCAACCCGGACCGCGCGCTGCGCAAGGTCGCGGTCCAGCGCGGGTGGCCGTCGCTGACGTTCTCCGACCCGGTGTCCCTGCGCGCCCGCATCCCCCGCCCGTCCGGCACCGCGGTGGCCGTCACCGCGATCGGGTTGGGTGCCGCGACGGCCGCAGGCGTGGCCTGGTACGGCCTGCGCAGGCGGCGCCGGAGCTGA